A genomic segment from Deltaproteobacteria bacterium encodes:
- a CDS encoding SDR family oxidoreductase, translating to MKTKKIESALVIGGGSGMGRAAAEALGNLGVRIFVADFDLKAAEETVKAIIDKEGQAGAFKVDVSSSRSVSDLFVSLREQTGRLDLMVNTAAILGQTLPIEEMDDAEWRRMMAVNLDGMFFCCREAVRWMKEHQTGRLILFSSVASLTPTPGSLHYSTSKGGVNMMGRTLAQEVAKYNIRVNIIAPGYIETPMLQGLPEGFADYVLKKTPLKRMGEVDEIAGLVAFLASPEADFFTGQVFSPNGGWVI from the coding sequence ATGAAAACAAAAAAAATAGAATCGGCCCTGGTGATAGGAGGCGGCTCCGGTATGGGCCGGGCTGCGGCTGAGGCCCTGGGTAACCTGGGTGTCCGGATTTTTGTTGCCGACTTCGATCTAAAGGCCGCCGAGGAAACGGTTAAGGCCATAATAGATAAGGAGGGCCAGGCCGGGGCTTTTAAAGTGGATGTGTCCAGCAGCCGGTCCGTCAGCGATCTCTTTGTTTCCTTGAGGGAACAAACCGGCCGTTTGGATCTGATGGTCAATACCGCAGCCATTCTCGGTCAGACCCTGCCCATTGAAGAAATGGATGATGCCGAATGGCGCCGGATGATGGCCGTCAATCTGGACGGCATGTTTTTTTGCTGCCGGGAAGCGGTGCGCTGGATGAAAGAACATCAGACCGGACGTCTCATCCTGTTCAGTTCAGTGGCTTCCTTAACCCCGACACCAGGATCTCTTCATTACAGCACCTCCAAAGGAGGGGTGAACATGATGGGCCGGACCCTGGCCCAGGAAGTCGCCAAATATAATATCCGGGTCAATATCATTGCCCCGGGCTACATAGAAACTCCTATGCTGCAAGGTCTTCCTGAAGGCTTTGCTGACTATGTCCTTAAAAAAACCCCTCTGAAACGAATGGGTGAGGTAGATGAAATCGCCGGACTGGTGGCCTTTCTGGCCTCTCCTGAAGCCGATTTTTTTACAGG
- a CDS encoding TetR/AcrR family transcriptional regulator — MPKRTEKTKTGRSHTPKGIATRTAILDTAQEVFKDTGYYSSSVSEITRRSGVSMGTFYQYFKNKEQIFQELSDLIIARFWEQANALSTENKGPEERLAQVVRLLFNHLSAHFYFHRMLGEFELIDPVTIGYYDSITRFYRRFFRKEMGMGFIRPLDPNLIAYGLLGIVYFHLLDWKPEGKMHKTDQLLHWTLDLLRKGISGPKPWGRPLDLALSAFPEKLTALLGPQEDSAQDHSTKRAIFQAAEKVFGQHGFNRTNISEITRLAGVAQGTFYIHFKSKRDLLEGFVRYLSRELRRTLKLATEGLEDRRDKEREGMLTFFRFLRLHSPIYRVIAESETVGQEMGMWYYKKLAEGYISGLKKGIKKGEIRDLPVDFLARSLMGFNHMIGLKWLVWKSFPPAEFPKPLLNEAIQLVMDGIAPS, encoded by the coding sequence ATGCCCAAACGGACTGAAAAAACAAAAACCGGACGTTCCCATACCCCCAAAGGGATAGCCACCCGGACGGCCATATTGGATACGGCCCAGGAAGTCTTCAAAGACACGGGTTATTACAGCTCATCGGTCTCTGAGATTACTCGTCGCAGCGGGGTTTCCATGGGGACCTTTTATCAGTATTTCAAAAACAAGGAACAAATCTTTCAGGAACTGAGCGACCTGATCATCGCCCGGTTTTGGGAGCAGGCCAACGCCCTGTCAACGGAGAATAAAGGCCCCGAAGAACGTCTGGCCCAGGTAGTCCGGCTCCTTTTCAATCACCTTTCCGCTCATTTTTATTTTCACCGGATGCTCGGCGAATTCGAACTGATTGATCCGGTGACCATCGGATATTACGATTCCATCACCCGCTTTTACCGAAGATTCTTTCGAAAAGAAATGGGCATGGGATTTATACGTCCTCTGGATCCCAACCTGATCGCTTACGGCCTTTTGGGGATCGTCTATTTTCACTTGCTGGACTGGAAACCGGAGGGCAAAATGCACAAAACCGATCAACTGCTGCATTGGACCCTGGACCTGCTCCGAAAGGGTATCAGTGGTCCCAAGCCCTGGGGCAGGCCCCTGGACCTGGCGCTTTCCGCCTTCCCGGAAAAACTGACGGCCCTGCTCGGCCCTCAGGAGGATTCCGCCCAGGACCATTCGACCAAGCGGGCCATTTTTCAGGCCGCAGAGAAGGTTTTCGGCCAGCATGGTTTTAACAGGACCAACATTTCCGAGATTACCCGGCTGGCCGGCGTGGCCCAGGGAACCTTTTACATCCATTTTAAGAGCAAGCGGGATCTCCTTGAAGGCTTTGTCCGCTACCTGAGTCGGGAATTGCGCCGGACATTAAAATTAGCCACCGAAGGCCTTGAGGATCGACGGGATAAAGAACGGGAGGGGATGTTGACCTTTTTCCGCTTTCTGCGGCTCCACAGCCCGATTTACCGGGTGATTGCCGAAAGCGAAACGGTCGGCCAGGAGATGGGTATGTGGTATTATAAAAAGTTGGCGGAAGGATACATTTCCGGCCTGAAGAAGGGGATAAAGAAAGGGGAAATTCGGGATCTCCCGGTGGATTTCCTGGCCCGGTCCCTTATGGGGTTTAATCACATGATCGGTCTGAAGTGGTTGGTCTGGAAATCATTTCCACCGGCGGAATTTCCCAAACCACTCTTGAACGAGGCTATTCAATTGGTCATGGATGGGATTGCCCCCTCCTGA
- a CDS encoding IclR family transcriptional regulator, translating to MIIQSVWHALIIFSLFSRQKTQVGITEVSQTLGVTKGAAHNLVTTLVRGGFLFQDPETKKYKLGLKIFEIGMLQPQIQYLNQQAIGPITELSHSHTVVTRVALWDNDAVLVTWTNYPPNRPEMSNSVGPRLRAHSTALGKCILAHLPSADLEKFLSNNKLTGFTNGTITDEASFRQEIEGIAKKGYALDREESLLGLVCMGAPVFDNNSEVLGAVSLSGSPEKIQDETRLPILARDLLRTAERISVALGYSPMSDTVRGHGRG from the coding sequence ATGATCATTCAATCGGTTTGGCACGCACTTATCATTTTTTCTCTCTTCTCACGCCAAAAAACCCAGGTCGGCATAACCGAGGTCAGCCAAACCCTTGGCGTGACCAAGGGAGCGGCCCACAACCTGGTGACGACCCTGGTTCGTGGCGGTTTTCTTTTTCAGGACCCCGAGACCAAAAAATATAAGCTGGGCTTGAAGATTTTCGAAATCGGCATGTTGCAGCCCCAGATCCAGTACCTCAACCAACAGGCCATAGGACCGATTACGGAATTATCTCACAGTCATACGGTGGTCACGCGGGTGGCCCTCTGGGACAATGACGCGGTATTGGTCACCTGGACCAACTATCCGCCGAACCGGCCGGAGATGTCTAATTCGGTCGGTCCCCGGTTACGGGCCCATTCCACGGCCCTGGGAAAATGCATCCTGGCCCATCTGCCAAGCGCCGATCTGGAAAAATTCCTTAGCAATAACAAGCTGACGGGCTTCACAAACGGTACTATCACAGACGAGGCTTCCTTTCGTCAGGAAATCGAGGGCATAGCAAAAAAAGGCTACGCCCTGGACCGGGAAGAGTCTTTGCTGGGGCTGGTCTGTATGGGGGCACCGGTTTTTGACAACAACAGCGAGGTGTTGGGGGCTGTCAGCCTTTCCGGTTCTCCTGAAAAAATCCAGGATGAGACGCGTCTGCCCATCCTGGCCAGGGATCTGCTACGGACCGCGGAAAGAATATCGGTGGCCCTGGGTTATTCGCCCATGTCCGATACGGTCCGTGGCCATGGGCGGGGATAG
- a CDS encoding Coenzyme F420 hydrogenase/dehydrogenase, beta subunit C-terminal domain: MRVFGANELVSEVQRGGLCIGCGACVDLCPYFRNHRGRTVQLFSCQLPQGRCYAACPKAEVDLDELAEKNWNQPYQGAPGGKYEQVLAAKAGVGMPSGAFQGGGTVSALMVQAFNQGLIEAAVLTGQDENGPLPVMAESPEEILACASSKFNAAPTLSILNRAAAAGRRNLGLVGTPCQVTALAKIRSNPLGRDDFVNPVSLVIGLFCNWSLDQRALRAFLARRLDLARIRGMDIPPPPANLLRVDMGEEILEIPLDEIRAFIPDTCGLCPDMTSEWADLSVGMFEGRPGWNTLIVRTEQGRRLLEKAVASELLLVEPMPAAHLGHLLEAAAGKKRRAFQTIRQRGLVNPTDQSVRAMLRLSPEVLERITGPENGGSHV; encoded by the coding sequence ATGCGCGTATTCGGAGCTAATGAATTGGTCAGCGAGGTGCAAAGGGGGGGCCTTTGCATCGGCTGTGGGGCTTGCGTCGATCTATGCCCCTATTTCCGCAACCACCGCGGCCGGACCGTCCAGTTATTTTCCTGCCAGCTTCCCCAGGGGCGTTGTTACGCCGCCTGCCCCAAGGCCGAAGTTGACCTGGACGAATTGGCGGAAAAGAATTGGAACCAGCCCTACCAGGGCGCTCCTGGCGGCAAGTACGAGCAGGTCCTGGCAGCCAAAGCGGGCGTCGGGATGCCCTCCGGGGCCTTCCAGGGAGGGGGTACAGTCTCCGCCCTGATGGTCCAGGCTTTCAATCAGGGACTCATAGAGGCAGCGGTGCTCACGGGTCAGGATGAAAACGGCCCCTTACCGGTTATGGCCGAAAGTCCGGAAGAGATCCTGGCTTGCGCCTCCTCCAAGTTCAATGCCGCCCCTACCCTGTCGATCTTAAACCGGGCCGCCGCCGCCGGCCGCCGCAACCTGGGTCTGGTAGGCACCCCCTGCCAGGTAACGGCCCTGGCCAAGATACGTTCCAACCCCCTGGGCCGGGATGATTTCGTCAACCCGGTTTCTTTAGTCATCGGGCTTTTTTGCAACTGGTCTCTGGATCAGCGGGCGCTCAGGGCCTTCCTGGCAAGGCGCCTGGACCTGGCCCGGATCAGGGGCATGGATATTCCTCCGCCGCCGGCCAATCTGCTGCGGGTGGATATGGGAGAGGAGATTTTAGAGATACCGCTGGATGAGATACGGGCTTTCATCCCTGATACCTGCGGCCTCTGTCCGGATATGACCTCCGAATGGGCAGACCTCTCGGTTGGCATGTTCGAAGGCCGGCCCGGCTGGAACACCCTTATAGTCCGCACGGAGCAAGGGCGCAGGCTGTTGGAGAAGGCTGTGGCCTCGGAACTGCTGTTGGTCGAGCCCATGCCGGCAGCCCATTTAGGACATTTACTGGAAGCAGCCGCCGGCAAAAAACGCCGGGCCTTCCAGACCATCCGGCAGCGGGGGTTGGTGAACCCCACGGACCAGTCGGTCCGGGCCATGCTGCGGCTTTCGCCGGAGGTCCTGGAGAGGATAACCGGGCCAGAGAACGGAGGAAGCCATGTCTGA
- a CDS encoding 4Fe-4S binding protein gives MSDIIQGRAGEIRLFQGNEAIARGALEAGVNVVAAYPGTPSSEIPETLARVAAERGLYVEWSVNEKVALEVAAAASYSGLRSLSAMKQVGVNVASDFLLHLAQYGTRGAMILISCEDPGALSSSNEGDSRHYARLMEFPMLEPGDFQEALEITKWAFDLSETLKTVVMVRSVTRLSHASGNVRLGELPELKVPKACFHFQGPLLDQMEGPVTNEPPSIAPLRRRTQEKLKQAAEIFETSPFNTYSGPLQPELLVITSSTCNLYCQEAIHLLGAGSRVGLLKLATTWPLPSGLLKRHLKICGQVLVVEDLQPFLEENVKVLAAEAAAEIGPKAFHGKRNNCLPTVGEITPDLVMGALGRLLGVDTRLSFQDYQEAVSQEVTPFIPPRMMTFCPGCPHRASYWSIHNALALDDRQGFVCGDIGCYALGTMQAGFNTVKTVHAMGSGSGLASGFGRLEAFGLEQPVLAVCGDSTFFHAALPSLVNAVHNRCNAIFVIMDNSGTAMTGFQPHPGSPTDATGHPAPAMDIAAICRSMGAQVQVGDPFDLLETQRELLTMLESPPGVKVLVLRQACALSPQKKGKKNFEVFVDPLLCLGDSCGCNRLCTRAFRCPALTWDKTAHKTRVDEVLCAGCGVCVSICPQGAIQKKEAA, from the coding sequence ATGTCTGACATCATCCAGGGCCGGGCAGGAGAAATCCGCCTGTTCCAGGGCAACGAGGCCATTGCCCGGGGGGCACTGGAGGCCGGCGTCAACGTGGTCGCCGCCTATCCTGGCACCCCTTCTTCGGAGATACCGGAAACCCTGGCCAGGGTGGCTGCCGAACGGGGGCTCTATGTGGAATGGTCCGTAAACGAAAAAGTGGCCCTGGAGGTTGCGGCCGCCGCCAGTTATAGCGGCCTGCGCTCCTTGTCTGCCATGAAGCAGGTAGGAGTGAATGTGGCCTCCGATTTCTTGTTGCATCTGGCCCAATACGGCACCCGGGGCGCCATGATACTAATCTCCTGCGAAGACCCGGGCGCCCTGTCCAGCTCCAATGAGGGCGACTCCCGCCACTATGCGCGCCTGATGGAATTTCCCATGCTCGAACCGGGCGATTTCCAGGAAGCCCTGGAGATTACGAAATGGGCCTTTGATCTATCCGAGACCCTTAAGACCGTGGTGATGGTCCGTAGCGTCACCCGCCTGTCCCATGCCAGCGGCAATGTACGGCTGGGCGAGCTGCCGGAGCTTAAGGTACCCAAGGCCTGTTTCCATTTCCAGGGTCCCCTACTGGACCAGATGGAAGGCCCGGTGACCAATGAACCTCCTTCGATTGCTCCTTTGCGCCGCCGGACCCAGGAAAAACTCAAGCAGGCGGCGGAAATTTTCGAGACCTCCCCCTTCAACACTTACAGTGGACCGCTGCAGCCGGAACTGCTGGTCATCACCAGTTCTACTTGTAACTTGTATTGTCAGGAGGCGATTCATCTGCTCGGGGCAGGTTCCCGGGTGGGCCTTCTGAAACTGGCCACCACCTGGCCCCTGCCGTCCGGCTTACTGAAAAGGCATCTTAAGATCTGTGGCCAGGTCCTGGTGGTGGAGGACCTGCAACCCTTCCTGGAGGAGAATGTCAAAGTCCTGGCCGCCGAGGCGGCGGCCGAAATAGGGCCTAAGGCCTTCCACGGCAAGCGCAATAACTGTTTACCTACGGTGGGTGAGATCACTCCGGACCTGGTTATGGGAGCCTTGGGTCGTCTGTTAGGGGTAGATACCCGGTTGTCCTTCCAGGATTACCAAGAAGCGGTCAGCCAGGAAGTGACGCCCTTTATCCCACCGCGGATGATGACCTTCTGCCCCGGTTGTCCCCACCGGGCCTCCTATTGGTCCATACACAATGCCCTGGCCCTGGATGATCGCCAAGGCTTTGTCTGCGGCGACATCGGCTGTTACGCCCTGGGCACTATGCAGGCCGGCTTCAATACCGTTAAGACCGTGCACGCCATGGGATCAGGCTCGGGCCTGGCCTCGGGGTTCGGACGGTTGGAGGCCTTTGGTCTGGAACAGCCGGTGCTGGCAGTCTGCGGCGATTCCACCTTCTTTCATGCCGCGCTGCCGTCCCTTGTCAACGCCGTGCACAACCGGTGCAATGCCATCTTTGTGATAATGGATAACAGCGGCACGGCTATGACCGGATTCCAGCCCCACCCCGGCAGCCCCACCGATGCTACCGGCCATCCCGCACCGGCCATGGACATTGCGGCTATATGCCGAAGCATGGGTGCCCAGGTGCAGGTCGGCGATCCTTTTGATCTTTTAGAAACCCAGCGGGAACTTCTGACCATGCTGGAGAGCCCTCCAGGGGTGAAGGTCCTGGTTCTGCGTCAGGCCTGCGCCTTAAGTCCCCAGAAAAAAGGTAAAAAGAATTTCGAGGTCTTTGTAGACCCCCTTTTATGCCTGGGTGATTCCTGCGGCTGCAACCGACTTTGCACCAGGGCCTTCCGCTGTCCGGCCCTGACCTGGGACAAAACAGCCCACAAAACCCGGGTGGATGAGGTCCTCTGCGCCGGCTGCGGGGTCTGTGTCTCTATCTGCCCCCAAGGGGCCATTCAAAAGAAGGAGGCCGCCTGA
- a CDS encoding indolepyruvate oxidoreductase subunit beta, with protein MRSSAPAAGSVSLSAPKGPFKRRRPPELEKTNETPDPYNLIITGVGGQGNVLASKVLANILVNRGLHVTIGETFGASQRGGSVMSHLRISQNRAWSPLIPAGRGHLIIGLEPIESLRVLAPYGNPGIMVIANARPVQPIGVICGDQEYPAMDRIETWLKKFSRRYWLLPATEEAMKLGSPILANIILIGALAGTGEVSMERREFAETIAAIMPENKLDINLKAFDLGREMVT; from the coding sequence ATGAGGTCCTCTGCGCCGGCTGCGGGGTCTGTGTCTCTATCTGCCCCCAAGGGGCCATTCAAAAGAAGGAGGCCGCCTGAATTGGAAAAAACCAATGAGACCCCTGACCCTTACAACCTGATTATCACCGGCGTGGGAGGACAGGGGAACGTTCTGGCCTCCAAGGTGTTGGCCAACATTCTGGTAAACCGGGGATTGCATGTGACGATAGGGGAGACTTTCGGGGCCTCCCAGCGCGGCGGTTCGGTAATGAGTCATCTCCGCATCTCTCAGAACCGGGCCTGGTCGCCGTTGATACCAGCGGGTCGGGGTCACCTGATCATAGGCCTGGAACCGATCGAGTCGCTCCGGGTTCTGGCCCCTTACGGAAATCCCGGGATCATGGTAATCGCCAACGCCAGACCGGTGCAGCCCATCGGGGTCATCTGCGGTGATCAGGAGTACCCCGCCATGGACCGGATTGAAACCTGGCTGAAAAAATTCAGCCGCCGCTATTGGCTCTTACCCGCCACAGAGGAGGCGATGAAACTGGGATCACCCATTCTGGCCAATATCATATTGATCGGGGCTTTGGCCGGCACCGGGGAGGTGTCCATGGAGCGGCGGGAGTTCGCCGAGACGATCGCCGCCATTATGCCGGAAAACAAACTGGACATTAACCTGAAGGCCTTTGATCTGGGGCGGGAAATGGTGACTTGA